From Gammaproteobacteria bacterium, one genomic window encodes:
- a CDS encoding TRAP transporter TatT component family protein, with protein MRSFAVCAVAALAASGCSGLVGSMAAETLSASILNQSDPALIEHGAPAYLLLLDGMISTHPDDDALLAAGAQLYALYGSRFVADAARAGELTGKARRYGAEAMCSRYDWACDEQLPDYDEFTRQLSDVTKDDIDLLYAYAVSWLSNLEATSEDMRAVAELPWVEACLERVLELDETYQHGAAHAYLGILNALRPPALGGRPEVAKMHFERAIELSGGRDLSVKVEYARRYARLVFDRELHDRLLHDVLEAPTEAPGLTLFNALAKEEARELLESAEEYF; from the coding sequence ATGCGATCGTTTGCCGTATGCGCCGTTGCCGCGCTCGCCGCGAGCGGCTGCAGCGGTCTGGTCGGCTCCATGGCGGCCGAAACGCTCTCGGCGTCGATCCTCAATCAGAGCGACCCCGCGCTGATCGAGCACGGCGCTCCCGCGTACCTTCTGCTGCTCGACGGCATGATCAGCACGCATCCCGACGACGACGCGCTGCTCGCCGCGGGCGCGCAGCTCTATGCCCTTTACGGCTCCCGATTCGTCGCCGACGCCGCGCGGGCGGGCGAGCTCACCGGGAAGGCGCGCCGCTACGGGGCGGAGGCAATGTGCAGCCGCTACGATTGGGCCTGCGACGAGCAGCTGCCCGACTACGACGAATTCACGCGGCAGTTGAGCGACGTCACAAAGGACGACATCGACCTGCTGTACGCTTATGCGGTGAGCTGGCTCAGTAATCTCGAGGCCACGAGCGAGGACATGCGCGCCGTGGCCGAGCTTCCGTGGGTGGAAGCGTGCCTCGAGCGCGTGCTCGAGCTCGACGAGACCTATCAGCACGGCGCGGCGCACGCCTATCTTGGGATCCTGAACGCGCTTCGTCCGCCGGCGCTCGGCGGACGGCCCGAGGTCGCGAAGATGCACTTCGAGCGCGCAATCGAGCTTTCGGGCGGCCGCGATCTTTCCGTGAAGGTAGAATATGCACGCAGATACGCGCGCCTCGTCTTCGACCGGGAGCTGCACGACCGGCTCCTGCACGACGTGCTCGAGGCGCCGACCGAGGCGCCGGGATTGACGCTCTTCAACGCGTTGGCCAAGGAGGAGGCGCGAGAGCTGCTCGAGTCCGCGGAGGAGTACTTCTGA